The nucleotide sequence GATGTAGTTTATGGCCTATGTTGCAGTGTTGCTTGTTGTGTCTTGCTATCAAGTTGTGTCTTGCCTTTTTTCTGCCCATGTTGTGCCCATGTGCACACATCCAAAAATAGAATGTACCAGGTGCTCACATTCTGCCAAACATGCAACATTCCAAACTTTACTACCCGAAGATCCCTGGGCCCCTTCCAAATAAAGTGGTCTGAATTTTGCTTACAATTACCTGAATTTAACTTAACTGAAATTTGCTTGCATTATTTGATTTTTTTGCACTATTAGGTTAACTAAAATTTGCTTTATCTGAATTTTGCTTACAGTCAAGTTAACTGAAATTTGCTTGCATTATCTAAATTTTGCTGCAACTATCTGAATTTTGGTACAATGCACAATTTCAGTTCTCTAAAAAAACAATTTCATCATCATTTCTTCATGAGGCAAGAGCAATTTCAGTTCTCTGAAAAACAATTTCATCATCATCACAATTTCAGTTCTCTAAAAAACAATTTCATTTCATCATTTCTTCATTTGGTCACTACTACATCAACATTTCTTAGCACAGTAAAAACACCCTACTTGCTAACAATGACAGTTATCAGAATGGCAAACAGGCCAACATACAGAAGAGCTCCAAAACAAAAAATCTTATCTCTAAATTGCTCTCTTTCCTTCTGCATCTTCACAATTGCTCTTTTTTCTTTCTCATTCCTTTTAGTTTCTACTTCAAGTACTTTAATCCTGGCCTCCAACTCCATGTTCTTCATGGCTAGATCCTTAATCACTGACTTGGCTCTGCCATCCCTTCCCCAGCCCACTCCTGAAAAAATGATGAGCAATTCAAGTCAAGGCCTTGTACTAAGTCAAGAACCGCAGTTCACTATTCCTAGGGATTCATGATTTCTGTACTTACCTTCTTACCACCGAAGTCAAGAACTGCAGTGACCCTGGCGCTAGGTTCTCCAGGCCCGCCGCCACCCAGGAACCCGTCGGCGCCTACTCCATGGGATCGGAAGCCACCACTCTTCTTCTCCCGCCGCCGTCACCGAACACTCTCATTCTCTCGCCGTCAGGATTTGGACAGGGGAAAGGGGAAAATAGGAGAGAGTTAGGGATTTGGACAGGGATAAAGGAGACAATGGAAACAAGGACTGCGGGCGTGATTTCCTGAAACATTAAGGGGTTTTCCGCAAAAGAGTCAgtccggccaggtgtgccacgaaGCAGCCACGAAGCAGCCAGCTAGGCGCCAATTGTTCCTCTCTGATTGGTTGTGGACTAGTTGATCACATAGTTTGCAAGTTTGTGGACTAGTTAATCACCTTTTGCAAGTTTATGAACTAAACCATCATATCCAACGTAAATTTCTGGGTGTCTAGTGCTCTTGCCTTGGTGCGAAATATGCCCAGCAACCAGCAAGCTGTGCGGAGACATCATGCCAGGCCCGTTCGGACAACACAGACAGCGATTCGTCTGAAAGCAAAGCGTTCGCATAGCAGTGCAGTACCATGATTACCGTACGGAAAGTTGTTGCCGACACGTCGACACTGCCACTCCCCGCGGAGGCGGACATGCCGAAACGGCCAGCAGGCCCACTTTCAGCCGCACCGTCTCTTGGCTAAACCAGCTCCCGTTCCGTCGAAACCTCCGCGCAGGGAAAAAAGGTCTCTCCTGCACGCGCCCGATGCTCACATGTGACATGTCACGTGGACCGCTGGCAAACAAGGCCCACCTGTCATGCGCTTTCCTACTACTCACCGGCCCCACACACCCACAGCTTTCGAAAATCACTTCCTCTGCGCTGGTGCCAGTCAGTGGCACGCACGCCTTCCAatggcgctctctctctctctctcccgtccgTTCAAACCCCACCCCCCAAATCGCCACTTAATTAACGCCCACAGGCCCCGGCGCGTTGGTTAATTTTAAATAACTTGCTAATCAAGTTATTatattttttttctcatttttaaGTTTTTCTAACGCTTGTTAACCAAGTTCTAAATCGAATTAAGCGCAAGAAACCGGCGCTCCTCCTAATCCGTTACCCCCCGCGTCCTCTCTCTCTCCGCCGTTCCCAACGCCATTTTTCCCCTTTCGATTGGTTGTTTATTCCTCCCCTTCGCCGCCATCATTCGCCCTTTTTTCCCTTCCCGTATGCGGATCCGTCTCCTTGTGCCCATCGCCATTCGCCACCACGCCCGCGCCTGATCGGTGGACATgcggagagggggagggggagggggagggggaggagatggTGGGGATGGAGGGGGAATGGAGGAGGCCACGGACTTCGAGGTTGGCATCGTCGTGCCCAAGCTCTCGCGCTCCGCGGCGGGAGAGGACTGCGTGGCGAGCCTGGTGCGTGAGCTTGAGGGCGCCGGCCTGCTCGTCGAGCGCGTCCGCGGCGTCCCCGCCGAGTTCATCAAGGTCAGTGCGGCTGTCTTTTTCCTTTTTCAATTTGTTTTGCCATGGTACCCTAATTCCAAGTAATGAGGCGGTTTCCGAGAGAAAGCCCAGAGATTAAAGAACTCCTCAAATTGATTTATAGTGCATGTGGTTTTGCTGTTCCAATTTAGCTGTCCGCGCCCATGGGGATTCTGGGCAGAGCCGCTTCTGAGATGCAGATGAAGAAGCTTACCTACATCGGTAACTCAACTAATGCACTAAGTGTTTGAGATGTGGCGTCAGACCGTCAGTAATGTGTTCGTGTGCTCATTGTTAATCTTCCTTCAGGAATGGAGCTGCAGTTTGAATGGGAACAGGTGGCAGCATTCGTCAGGCAGCCTGATGGTTCCCTCTTTAGCTGGCGAGAGCGGTTTACCTGTTTCCGCTACTTGATATATGGCATTGTGAGTATAACCTCTTTTATAGCTGCTGCCTTTCCTAGTTATGCCAAATTgtagttatactccctccgtttcgttttactccgcatattaggttTCTCTTAAGTCAAACTTACTATAATTTAACCAAATATATATAATTATCTACAATATGAAAATGTATTCATGATGGATATAATGATATTGATTTGGTTTTGTGTATGTTTGATGTTTTTTTCTATTAAAACTTGGTCAAACTTCCAAACATTTgccctaatatgcagagttaaaaagaacggagggagtacactttAATATGAGGAACCATATTTATTTTAAATTATATCTACATCTTACATATGGATGCATTCTAGCATACTTTTATTTTTGTGACCTGATTCTTTGGATAGGAAACATTTATTTTCTTATAATAATGAAATTTTCTTGTCTATAGCATTGTGTGCCCTGATTTGAAGCAAAATAATTTGTTTCTATTGTCTGGTTTCTGCATTTGATATTTGTCTCTTCTAAATGATATAGTAACCGATGCATAGATTATCAGAGGACCTGAAAAGGGCAACAATATATGCATATTTGTCTCTTCTAAATGATATAGTAACCGATGCATAGATTATCAGAGGACCTGAAAGGGGCAACAATATATGCATATTTATCTCTTCTAAATGATATAGTAACCGATGCATAGATTATCAGAGGACCTGAAAGGGGCAACAATATATGCACGTTTGATATATGAGCTATAGAAAGTGGGATTTTCTACTTAAATTTTCATTTGTTTAATATGATGTGTGAATAGTAAAGCATATACCCAATCTGAATAGCATTTTAGTTTTTGTGATACGGAATCTCAGATTTCCTTGTGTGATAGCACATTGTTATTGAACCATGCAGGTGAACAAGACCAACTCTGAAATATCTCTCAAATTTGACGATAAAGAGTTCTATTGGAAACAAAACGAGTCACTATTGCGTAGGCTTGAAGATGAAGGAGTTGTAAAGCTAGTCTTCCCTTTGCATGGTACATATATTAACCTAAGATAATAAAAATATTTGTAAAATTCGTAGCATTAGCTAACACTACTTGCTTGTAGAGGAAGTTAAAAGGAAACAGCTCCTGAGAAATTGGGCACTTAACTGGCATGACTTCACATGGCAACCTATTGATGAAGTTTACTCCTATTTTGGAACCAAGGTAGAACAACATGACAGCACGTTGCAGCTACTGTATCTTGTTTCTGGACCATTTATCAAAAGCAAATCAATAAATGAATTCCTTTCGAGACCATAACTCCCCCACTTTTGAACTGCAGATTGCAACATACTTTGCTTTCCTAGGAATGTATACGCGTTGGCTATTCTTTCCAGCCGTATCTGGATTGGCCACTCAGCTTATAGATTTTGGGTATGCATTTTACCATGGCTCTTTTTTAAAACATGGTACAAATATAACTAATACAGTCAGCTAAGTAGTAAGTATTCCCCTCTGCTCTTTGAACTCAGGTCATTCCAGTGGCTGGTTCTTCCTGCTTTCTTTATCTTCGTGATTTCTTGGGCTGTCTTCTTTTTGCAATTTTGGAAAAGGAAGAATTCAGCACTTCTTGCTAGGTACCATCCAATTCCAGGATATGCAGTTGTTATTCAAGCTCTTGTTGATTAAATTCCTGACCACAACTTTTCTTTCTTCCATATGTTGCCTGAAAGCAGATGGGGCATTAATTATTCATTTGCTGAATACAAAGCTTCGGCCAACGAACTGGAACCAATAAGGCATTATCTTTCTATTGAGCGTGTGGACGAAAAGAATTTTGATGATGCGCCTGCTGAGAAAAGGAGATTGCAAAGAAATGAGTGGTCTGGTGTCCTTCTAAGAATTAGGAACAATGCGATTATTGTTCTGGGTATTATTTGTCTTCAGCTGCCATTTGAGTTGGCCTATGCTCATTTGTATGAAAAAACTGAAACTGAGGCGCTGAGGTAAGAATGTCACCATGATCTATGTAGTAGTTCATTTATCATTGTAGAATAGGATTTGATGCAAGACAATTGTATTGACATCATGGAGTGCCCATATGTAGCATGTAAAGGGGTAGTTCCGTTCACTACTGTGACCCTAATTACAGATTATAGACTTGGGAAAGAAGCGGGACAACTACACCTAATACACGTACGTGTACACTTGGGACACGCACAATTAtctctcaacccccccccccccctcgcacaGTCGAAGCGTCGTGTTTGGCGATGCAAAGACTGGACTGGAACTCCTCAAAGGTAGATATTGGCAAGCCTTTCGTCATTGTATCCGCGAATTGTTGGGTCGTGGGAACGTGAAGAACTCGAACCTTCCCAAGAGCCATGTGTTcgcgaacaaaatgaatatccagcTTGATGTTCTTGGTTCGACGGTGATGGACTggattggcggagaggtagacggcgGAGACGTTATCGCAATAGACGGTGGCTTTGTGGATGGGATGACAAAGCTCATGGAGAAGCTGTCGAAGCCACGTACACTAAACAACGGCGTTGGCCACGCCACGATACTCTGCCTCAGCATTGGATCGCGAAACCGTCGGCcttcgcttggacgaccacgatgTGAAGGTCCAAGAAACACACAGTATCCAGACGTAGAGCGGCGAGTGTCGGGACAGCCAACCCAATCAGCATCCTAGTAAGCAACGATGTCGATGGAAGGCAACACACGCAAGGTGATGCCAAGATCTATGTGACCACAGATGTACCGGAGAATCCACCTCACTAAGGACCAATGAGCACCGCGAGGAGCGTGCatatgaaggcacacctgctgaTGCACTGCAACTCGGGACGAGTGAGCATCAAGTACTGCAAGGCACCAACAATGAACCTGTAGTAGGAGGCATTTGGGCTAGAGATCCGTCAGTGGTGGAGAGCTTGGCCTTTATATACACCGGTGTGGCCGTGGGCTTGCAATTAAGCATGCCAACACAGTCAAGTAACTCATGAACGTACTTCTGTCGATGGAGGAAGAAGCATGGATTATGAGTCCTAGGACTAGTCTATGAGTCTCAATTCCAAGGCCGACTACACTTCAGTGTCGACTAGTCTATGAGTCGTAACTTCGCTATCGACTAGTGTCGATTAGTCACGCttagtctatgagtctcaacctCGGAACGACTCGTCGACTTGTAAACCTTGGGAAGAAGCCGTCCGGATGACGTACCACCTCGATGCCAAGGAAGTAGTGGAGTggccccaagtccttgatggcaaactcgACGCAAAGACGTTCAGTGAGCCGGCGAAGAAGATCGGTGGTGTAGGCTGTTTggatgatgtcatcgacatagAGGAGCAGGTAGGTGGTTGTAGCGCCTGGTTGTGTACGGACAATGAGGCATCCGAGCGAGTGGAGCGAAACCTGAGCTGATGAAGAAAGGCCGCGATGCGCTGGTACAAGGCACACGACGCCTGTTTGAGCCCATACAAGGAGCGCGAGAACAAGCAGATGTGGTCGGGATGCGTGTCGTCGACAAAGCCGGTGGGCTGCTGGCAGTACACATGTTCATCAAGATGTCCATGAAGAAAGTCGTTAGAAACGTCCATCTGGTGAACTGGCCATGCTCGAGACACCCCGAGCTGGAGGACGGTGCGGATCGTGCCTGGTTTTACAACCGGagggaaggtgtcggtgaagtcaacGCCCGCATGCTGCCTGAAGCCTCGCACCACCCAACGAGCCTTATAAGCTCGAGTGTGCCATCGGGGCGGAGCTTATGACGTAACACTCACTTCCCGCTAATGACATCGGCATGTGTGGGATGAGGGACAAGCTTCCACGTCTGGTTCCACAATAAGGCGTCGAACTCCTCCAACATATCTGCAAGCCACTTAGGATCGCGGAGAGCGACACATGCTGAGGTAGGAAGCGGCGACAATGCGGAAGTCGATGCAGTGCAGACATACTCATTGTCGGGATAATGCCGGCTCGGCCTAGTGATACCCGCACGAGCATGAGTTATCACAGGAGCCGGAGGTGGCGGTGCAGCATCTGTCGATGAAGGCGCCGAAGAGCCAACCGAGTCAACCGTACCGGACGCGGCCGAGCCGGGGCCAGTCGAGCCTGCGGCGATGGCAGACGGTTTGGGCACTGCGTTGGCAGCTTGAGAAGGCGCGGTCGGGGTTGAGGCTGCCATAGCAGACTCGGACACCATAGGGCCATGGGCCGGGCGAGCATCGGCGTGCCAGTAGCCGAGCCGGTCGAACAGAGAGCTGGCGAGGTCCCGTCGGTGATGTCCACATCTGATGACATGCTGAAACGGAAAATACCTTTCATCAAAGTGAACATGTCATGAGGTGATCACACGATGAGAGACCGAATCGTAGCAGTGATATCCCTTTGTGTTAGCCGGATAACCAAGGATTATGCAGGCGAGAGACCGAGGAGCCAACTTATGATGTGTAGTAGAAGCAATACTAGGATAGCAAAGGCATCTGAAGACCCGTAACTCATCATATGAAGGTGGTGAACTGAAGAGGAGGTGGGGCGGCGCATAGTTCCAACGAACACAACGTGGGCGAATGTTGAGTAGCAAAGATGCTGTGGCGAGGGCGTCGGGCCAAAACCGAGCAGGGATATTAACATGAAATAGAAGAGTGCGGACGCAATCATTGAGAGTTGGTAGGATGCATTCGGCACGACCGTTTTGTTGCGAAGTGTATGGACACGTGAGACGGAAAATGGTGCCATGGGAGCTAAGAAGCGTGCGAATGGCGAGGTTGTCGAATTCCTTTCCGTTGTCAGTTTGGATAGCACGGATGGAGCGACCAAACTGGGTGGACACAAGGAGTAGAACGCAACGAGGGAGCGTGCAACATCAGACTTATGGCGTCAAGGAAATGTCCACACACAGTGAGAAAAATCATCCAAGTCACAAGATAGTATAGGTAGCCAATATTACTTGAGATAGGtgaggtccaaacatcactatgaattaactggAAAGGAAACAAAGCTATGGTGGATGACGAGCTAAACGGAAGCCGAACATGTTTACCCACACGACAAGCATGACACGTGTGAGCATCGGTTTTATTACATGAAAAGGAAAATCCCTTAAGGAGATGACTAAGTGCAGCGGAGCTGGGATGACCAAGACGGGCACGCCAATGATCAATGCTGACAGAGAGGGCGATTGGAGCGTGGTAGAGGATGACAACTGGGCAGGGTAGAGATCACCAGGGTTGTCATATCGGTGTAGAACCATCCGGGTTCGggcatccttaacagaaaaactgaattcgtcaaattcaacagtgacaTGGTTGTGGAGAAATGACAATGTTGTTAAGAGACAATGACAATGTTTTTAATAAAGTGTGGAGAAATGACAATGTTGTTAAGAGATAATGAAGTGGATGATGATGGAAAGGAAGTACAACCAATATGTGTAATAGGAAGAGAAGACCCCGACAATGATACGGGCGGAGGTGACGGTGGGTCTGGAAGTGATGAGATTACCAGGGTTAGGCTCCATGTGAGAGGTAGCTCCGGAGCCCATGAACTAATCACCACCACTGTCATAGTTGGTCGGAGTAAGAGCCGTTTGCAGGGCAGTGAGGAGCATCGGGTCCCATGGTGGGACGACAGTTGTGGCGGTGGAGCAGGGTAGCCATCGAACTGGCACGGCGAAAAACGCCCGAGGCCCCCGTCCGACGGGGGCCTAGAAGGCCGGGAGTCAGCACGGGCATGGACAACCCCTGTCCAAGGGTTGTACCCGCCGCTCCACCACGGTGTAGGCTGCGACTGGGGCACCTGGCAGGGTGGCGCGGTCGTGTTGGTGCACGGTTGGCACGGCTGGTCATTCCTCAAAAGTTGGAGGAGTGAGAAGCGTGAAGGTTGGGACTAGGGTTAGGGCGGCTGCGGAGGGAggagggaggcagcggcggcggtagGGTTGGAAGGTGGAGGCGGCAGCGGCCGAAGATGGCAGCGACAGCGGCGTTGGGTAGGGGGTGGAGAGGAGGAAAGCGTCAGCAGCTGGAGGTGAAGGGAGAGAATCGAGAGgtaggctgataccatgtagaataGGATTTGATGCATGACAATTGTATTCACATCATGGGGTGCCCATATATAGCACATATGTGGGTAGTTCCGTCCACTGCTATGACCCTAAATTACAGATTATAGACTTGGGAAACAAGCGGGACAACTACACCTAATACATGTACGTGTACACTTGGGACACGCACAATTATCTCTCAACAATCATCAAACTGTGCTAGTAACTTGCTAGCTAGTATTTCTCATGTTACTCTATTGACTATGCCAATTTGATCTGCtatgatttttttccatttttAGGTATGTCTTGACTGCACTATATCTTGTTGCAATTCAGTATTATACAAGGATTGGTGGAAAGGTGTCTGTCATTCTAATAAAGTATGAAAACAACCAAGGAGAACAGTCTAGTGCTGATAGTTTGATTTATAAGGTAAACATTATGACACAACAAAGCTGGTTCATGCTTTAAGTTAAGCTTCTTACTCCTTGTGCATGTGCAGGTTTTCGGTCTATACTTTATGCAATCATATATTGGGTTATTTTACCATGCATCCCTTTATCGTGATATTTTGACACTCCGGAAAGTCCTTATTCAACGTCTAGTCGTGTCTCAGGTATTTGCACTCTGCAATGCAAGTACACCCTCTGTTCTTAAATGTAGGTTTCATTATCGGGTATGATGATGCCGTACACTATGATGATATATTTAAATTTCTAGGTGTTGGAAAATCTGATTGAGAATTCTATTCCTTATCTCAAATACAGCTACAAGAAGTACAGTGCTGTTCAGTAAGTTTTGTTGCCTGTATAGTCTTTGCCCTGCAGTCCTGCTATTCTTATTTCCAGGCCAATAGAAGAATGTAAGAAACCCCTCTCATTTTGTAGCAAGAAAAGACAAGAGAGAGAATCACCATCAGGGAAGTCAGTTCGATTATCAACAAGAGTGGAGAAAGAATATTTAAAACCCTCTTATACTGCAAGCATTGGAGAAGAGCTCGAAGATGGTCTGTTTGATGGTAATAATGATAAGTAGTTGCTGTGCTCAGTTGCTATGGTAGTTTGCATAGTATTTGGTTTATAAGTCTGTACCACTTTTGCTGATCTAACAATGGCATTTGTATTCTTGAAAGACTGTCATTTTTGCTTCCGTTGTTGAATCCATTGCAGATTTTCTTGAGCTAGCTCTTCAGTTTGGGATGATCATGATGTTTGCTTGCGCCTTTCCATTGATATTCTGCTTTGCTGCTCTGGTATGTGGTTACGACGACAGTTTACAGTCATGTACTCATGCTTGATATGCTTAGTTGCACATGTTTTAATTCTTAAAAAAACTATCTTCATGACAGAACAATGCAACTGAAATAAGAGCGGACGCATTGAAGTTGTTAGTCATGTTGAAAAGACCTGTTCCCCGTGCTGCAGCTACAATTGGAGCGTGGTTGAACATATTCCAGGTTCATTAACACTACTGTTTTGCACTACTGCTAACGGCACATGCACGTCTTGATGTTCATTGTAATATTACTCTTTTCAGTTCCTGATCGTAATGGCAATCTGCACCAACTGCTTGCTTCTTGTTTGTCTATATGATGAGGAGGGTAAATGGCGGATTGAGCCAGGACTCGCGGCAATCCTTATAATGGAGCATGCTCTCCTCTTAGTCAAGTTTGGCTTCTCGCACTTTGTCCCTGAGGTGATTTTCTTCACCGTTATGCTTTGTGCATATGTAGTGGTATTTATATCAATGCCTTTGTTTGCGGCACAAATTTATCTTAGAAACTGAATGTGGGCTTTTCCTCTTTTTGTTCAATTAGGAGCCTGCATGGGTGAGAGCAAATCGAGTGCGGTATGTAGCTCAGGCACAGACTGTCTGCTCTCAACAACTATTGAGGAGCATTTCAAAACTTGATAGGAAATGGGAGTGAGGAGCATTACCACCTTCAGTATTTAGAAGGCAAAGCTAGTTTTGTAAACTAGGATAGAGCAGAGATTTGTCAATCTCGTGTAGGCAGTGTAGAAATTTTAGTGCTCTAATTACTGACGTCCTGGTGTTGCTAACTGTTCCCATTGGTAAATGTATATATTGCTACGAGATAATTTATAGGAGATTGGGTGGGGGCATGTTGCCCATCATTGTGAAGATGTTACGGGTGGTTTCCTTGCAAGCGAGATACATCTGTGGTGTGAGTATTATTTTGAGGACCATGGTTCACAACAGTGCAAAATTAGCCCGCCAATTTGCTGAGGAAAAAAGACCGTGCTTGCTGCTGTTTATTGTTATTCAcaggttacta is from Triticum aestivum cultivar Chinese Spring chromosome 3A, IWGSC CS RefSeq v2.1, whole genome shotgun sequence and encodes:
- the LOC123061761 gene encoding anoctamin-like protein Os01g0706700 isoform X1 produces the protein MRRGGGGGGGGGDGGDGGGMEEATDFEVGIVVPKLSRSAAGEDCVASLVRELEGAGLLVERVRGVPAEFIKLSAPMGILGRAASEMQMKKLTYIGMELQFEWEQVAAFVRQPDGSLFSWRERFTCFRYLIYGIVNKTNSEISLKFDDKEFYWKQNESLLRRLEDEGVVKLVFPLHEEVKRKQLLRNWALNWHDFTWQPIDEVYSYFGTKIATYFAFLGMYTRWLFFPAVSGLATQLIDFGSFQWLVLPAFFIFVISWAVFFLQFWKRKNSALLARWGINYSFAEYKASANELEPIRHYLSIERVDEKNFDDAPAEKRRLQRNEWSGVLLRIRNNAIIVLGIICLQLPFELAYAHLYEKTETEALRYVLTALYLVAIQYYTRIGGKVSVILIKYENNQGEQSSADSLIYKVFGLYFMQSYIGLFYHASLYRDILTLRKVLIQRLVVSQVLENLIENSIPYLKYSYKKYSAVHKKRQERESPSGKSVRLSTRVEKEYLKPSYTASIGEELEDGLFDDFLELALQFGMIMMFACAFPLIFCFAALNNATEIRADALKLLVMLKRPVPRAAATIGAWLNIFQFLIVMAICTNCLLLVCLYDEEGKWRIEPGLAAILIMEHALLLVKFGFSHFVPEEPAWVRANRVRYVAQAQTVCSQQLLRSISKLDRKWE
- the LOC123061761 gene encoding anoctamin-like protein Os01g0706700 isoform X2, with translation MGILGRAASEMQMKKLTYIGMELQFEWEQVAAFVRQPDGSLFSWRERFTCFRYLIYGIVNKTNSEISLKFDDKEFYWKQNESLLRRLEDEGVVKLVFPLHEEVKRKQLLRNWALNWHDFTWQPIDEVYSYFGTKIATYFAFLGMYTRWLFFPAVSGLATQLIDFGSFQWLVLPAFFIFVISWAVFFLQFWKRKNSALLARWGINYSFAEYKASANELEPIRHYLSIERVDEKNFDDAPAEKRRLQRNEWSGVLLRIRNNAIIVLGIICLQLPFELAYAHLYEKTETEALRYVLTALYLVAIQYYTRIGGKVSVILIKYENNQGEQSSADSLIYKVFGLYFMQSYIGLFYHASLYRDILTLRKVLIQRLVVSQVLENLIENSIPYLKYSYKKYSAVHKKRQERESPSGKSVRLSTRVEKEYLKPSYTASIGEELEDGLFDDFLELALQFGMIMMFACAFPLIFCFAALNNATEIRADALKLLVMLKRPVPRAAATIGAWLNIFQFLIVMAICTNCLLLVCLYDEEGKWRIEPGLAAILIMEHALLLVKFGFSHFVPEEPAWVRANRVRYVAQAQTVCSQQLLRSISKLDRKWE